The genomic window AGCAGGTACGGGGCGATGGTCACTTCGTCGTGTTCCGAATAAACAAGGTCGTACGCCCCCCGGTCAATCTCCGCGGCAATCCGGGTGTGAACTTGAAAAAGGGGAGGCAGACGACGCATGGTTCGGGAGGCCCAGAGCAAAGGGTTTGTGCGGCGAAGGCCGGGCGCCATCGCCCAACTGCGGAAGCCGCCGCCGACCGGGAACGCCGTCACGCTCTTCGCCCACGGCTTCAACGGCAGGAAATCCCCCTCTTGGGCGGTCTCGGGGACAAACACGTCCGGCGCATGCCCGGCCGAGCTCAATGCCCGAACGAATCCCTGCAGGGCCCTCTTGGCCCCGCCGGTGGGGATGTTATGGAAGACGGCGATGCGCATGAATCCGACCAACCTTTACCGAGTAGAGTATCACGAGAAGCGCCGTTCCCATCGCGTAGGAGGCGACGGTGATCCACGCCGCGCCGACGCCGCCCCGGGACGGAATGATGGCCAGGCACAATCCGACGTGGGCGACGGCGGATACGACGACCGTTCCGAGCACGTGCTTTTCGTATCCCAGGGCAAGGAGGGGCTGAGAGAACGGTCCGTTTATTCCGGTTAGCAGCACGAGAATGAGAAGGATGCGGAAGAGCGGAATCGAGGAAGCATAGGCGTCCCCGAAAACCAGCCCGATTGCAGGGCCGGCAAGGACCCATCCGAGGGCCACCAGGGCGCAACCGAGGCCCAGAGACATCCACAAGAATCTCTTGCGTTGACGCAGGAAGGCGTCGGAATTCGATTGACCGAGGTTCGAAAGTCTTGGGAATATCGCCGAGCCGAGCCAGGCCACGACCACTTGGATGACGCTCATGGCTCTGAAGGCCGCCGCATAGTGGCCCAACTCTTCCTGCGAGCGCGTGGCATTGAGGATGATCGTGTCGGCCGTGCCCCAATAGAGGTTTCCCATAACGGTCAGTGACCAAAAGGAGAGCGAGCGTTGGGCATGGTTGCGAATTTCCCCCGCTGAGGAAATCCAGCGACCGGGCATCCATCCCAAGCCGATGAGGACGGCGAGATTCGCGAGAACCGTGCCGGAGACGAACAGGAAAGGCACTCGAAGAATGCCCGCGGGGTCACGCACCCAGAGGAAGAAAAGCATCAGCGGAACCAAGGAGGCAAGGATCCGGGAAAGTCCCGTCAAGGGCATTCGTTCGAGTCCCTGGAGCGCCCAGTCCACGCTCAGTGCGCGGGCGGGAAGAAGGAGTCCAAACCCGACCATGAGGACCTTGGTCTCCCCGTTTGCCGGCCAGAGGAGAACGGCGGCGCCGAAAAGAACCAGCAGGACCAGCGAACACGTCCATCGGAGGGAGAGAAAACGCTCCAAGTGCACACGGATCCGCGCCGGATCGCGGGCGATCTCCCGCATTCCGTAGGTGCTCACTCCTAAGTCGGCCAGCAAGACCAGGTAATTAGACCAGGCCATGGCATAGGACAGCTTCCCGAAGCCTTCGGGCTGGAGCACCCGAGCGAGGTACATCTGTGTCAGGAAGGTGAACACCAGCGCGGCTCCGCTCCCGAAGCCGAACCAGAGGAAATTTCGAATCATCGAGCGCCGCACAGGCGGCAGTGTAGAGAGTCCTCTTCTCGTGTCAACGAATCGGCCTCCGCGTTCCTGCGGCTTGGGGCGGATGTTATACTCGCGCCATGGCCCCACCACCCGAAACGCCGCCGGAGGCGGCCGTCGAATCTCGGCCCTCCAGGCCGGTTTCGGGTGGTGGGGTGAAAGCAGGGATCGGCGCGTTCGATCGGTCCGTCTCGCGCACCGGGCTGGGCACGTTGGTGGGCCACCTCGTCCCGGAGCTGATGCGGCAGATGCCGGAGGCTCACTGCTTTGCGATCGGTTCGGAACTGTCCTCCTGTTTTCACGGGAGGGTGGACGTCGTTCGGCCGCAACCGTTCCCAAAGGGGTGGCGGGGAGCCGCGGATCGTCTCTTGGCCCACCAGACTCGTTTGAAGAAGAAGATTCGACAGGCGGGCCTTTCCATCTACTACAGCACGGACCACCAAGGCATCCTTTGGCCCGGCGTTGGCCAGGTGATTACCCTGCTCGACCTGATCCCCCTCCACTACGAGGATGCGCATCCAAAACTCCGCCGCTACTTCGAGGTTTTCCTGCCCTTCTTGCTGAGGCATGTGCGCGGGGTGGTCTGCATTTCGGAGGCAACCCGTCAGGATTTCCTGTCAAGGTTTCGCTTTCCCGCCGAACGGGTTCGGGTGGCCCTCCTGGGATGTGATCATTCCCTTTTCCATCCACCGAACGCGTCGAACGAAACCGGCCGATCCGTTCGGGACCCTTACTTCCTCTTCGTGGCGGCCCTGGCGCCCCACAAGAACCTCCTCCGGGCGGTGGAAGCTTTGGCGCGCGTGGAGGATCGGCGGTATGAGCTTGTCGTGGTTGGAGAGGATCCGCGTGGGATGCAGCCGGACATCCGGTTGTCTGCCGATCGGCTCGGCCTGGGAAGCAGGGTCCGGTTCGTCGGCCCGTCGGCTCCCCGCGATCTGGCCCGGTGGTACTTCGAATCCGCCGGCCTCGTCTTCCCATCCGTCCGGGAAGGTTTTGGGCTGCCTGCGTTGGAGGCGATGGCGAGTGGTTGCCCCGTCATCGCTTCGAACAATTCATCCTTGCCGGAGGTATGTGGTCCGGCCGCCTTGTACGTCGATCCGCTTGACGTGGGATCCATCTCACGGGCGATGAATCGGATTGTGTGGGAGAAAGGTCTGGGCGACGAACTCCGGCGGCGCGGTCTGGAGCGGGCGGCGGGCTTCACGTGGCGGCGGACGGCTGAAACCATCATCGCATTTCTGAGAGAGATCGATTCGGGAGGAGGGAGCCAGGCATGAAGCTCGGCGTCGGGGCGTTCGATCTGGGCAAGCTCCACACGGGGATCGGCATTTTCAGCCACCATGTTGCCATCGGACTCATGGAGCGGTTCAGCGAAGCGCGGACCTATGCGCTGGATGCGTGGGAGACGGGCCGTTTTTCCGAACGAACCGTACTCATGAGGCGGTCGCCGTTCCCGAAAGGATGGATGGGCGTGGCCAAACGGCTCCACGGCTACCAAATCGGGCTTCGATCCCGCGTGAAAGCCGACTCCCGGGATCTGTTCTACACTACGGCACACGAGGGCCTGCTCGCCCCGCCTTGTGCCCAAGTGGTGACGCTGCATGACCTGATCCCTCTTCGGTTCCCCGATATTCACCCCAAGCTCCGCCGCTACTTCCAAGTCGTGTTTCCGTGGATCCTTCGGGCATCGAAGGGGGTGGTTTGCGCCTCGGAGGCGACCAAGCGGGATCTCCTGTCCTTCTATCGCTTTCCGGAGGATCGTACCTGCGTGTCACTGGAGGCATGCGATCCGGCGCATTTCCGGCGGCGGACCGGTCGCGTGGTGAGCGCGGGACTCGGCTGGGATCGCTTTTTCCTCTTCATGGGATCGACTGCGATGCACAAGAACGTCTTGAGGCTTGTGGAGGCGTTTTCGGGGTTGGCGGATCACGGAGGAGTGGGCCTTGTCCTGGCCGGCCCGCAGGATCCCCGGGCG from Nitrospirota bacterium includes these protein-coding regions:
- a CDS encoding flippase, translating into MIRNFLWFGFGSGAALVFTFLTQMYLARVLQPEGFGKLSYAMAWSNYLVLLADLGVSTYGMREIARDPARIRVHLERFLSLRWTCSLVLLVLFGAAVLLWPANGETKVLMVGFGLLLPARALSVDWALQGLERMPLTGLSRILASLVPLMLFFLWVRDPAGILRVPFLFVSGTVLANLAVLIGLGWMPGRWISSAGEIRNHAQRSLSFWSLTVMGNLYWGTADTIILNATRSQEELGHYAAAFRAMSVIQVVVAWLGSAIFPRLSNLGQSNSDAFLRQRKRFLWMSLGLGCALVALGWVLAGPAIGLVFGDAYASSIPLFRILLILVLLTGINGPFSQPLLALGYEKHVLGTVVVSAVAHVGLCLAIIPSRGGVGAAWITVASYAMGTALLVILYSVKVGRIHAHRRLP
- a CDS encoding glycosyltransferase family 4 protein, translated to MAPPPETPPEAAVESRPSRPVSGGGVKAGIGAFDRSVSRTGLGTLVGHLVPELMRQMPEAHCFAIGSELSSCFHGRVDVVRPQPFPKGWRGAADRLLAHQTRLKKKIRQAGLSIYYSTDHQGILWPGVGQVITLLDLIPLHYEDAHPKLRRYFEVFLPFLLRHVRGVVCISEATRQDFLSRFRFPAERVRVALLGCDHSLFHPPNASNETGRSVRDPYFLFVAALAPHKNLLRAVEALARVEDRRYELVVVGEDPRGMQPDIRLSADRLGLGSRVRFVGPSAPRDLARWYFESAGLVFPSVREGFGLPALEAMASGCPVIASNNSSLPEVCGPAALYVDPLDVGSISRAMNRIVWEKGLGDELRRRGLERAAGFTWRRTAETIIAFLREIDSGGGSQA
- a CDS encoding glycosyltransferase family 4 protein, translated to MKLGVGAFDLGKLHTGIGIFSHHVAIGLMERFSEARTYALDAWETGRFSERTVLMRRSPFPKGWMGVAKRLHGYQIGLRSRVKADSRDLFYTTAHEGLLAPPCAQVVTLHDLIPLRFPDIHPKLRRYFQVVFPWILRASKGVVCASEATKRDLLSFYRFPEDRTCVSLEACDPAHFRRRTGRVVSAGLGWDRFFLFMGSTAMHKNVLRLVEAFSGLADHGGVGLVLAGPQDPRAGPGIEAAIHRLGLSDRIRMIGRVPAEEIPHWYSEALALVFPSLHEGFGLPPLEAMACGCPVISSNAASLPEVCGGAALYVDPLSVDSIRKAMNDILADERLRESLREKGLRQASAFTWEKTVERIAGFLLRVAS